The DNA segment GCGCCCTGGGGCCCGCCCGGAACCGGCGGCGCCGTGATCGTCACCGACATCGACACCGCGCGGAGGCTGACCGACCGGCCGCTGCCGATCCTCGGCGCCGGCGAATGCCAGACCCATGAATACCTGACCGACCGCATGGCGCTGCGGACGAGCCGCCTGCCGCTCGGCGACCTGCCCAACATCACGGCGACGGGCTGCCGCGTCGCCGGCGATCTCGCCTATGCCATGGCCGGCCTGCGCCCGCAGGACATCGACGTGGTCCAGACCGCCTCGCAATTCGCGCATGTCGAGCTGATGTGCCTCACCGAGCTCGGCTTCACGACGCTGCCGGAGGCGGGCGCCTTCGTCCGCTCCGGCGCGACCGGCCCCGGCGGCGAGCTGCCGACCAACACCAATGGCGGCTGGCTCTCGTTCGGCCAGCCCGGCGTCTCCTGCGTGATGGACAGCCTGATCGAGGGCATCCGCCAGCTGCGCGGCGAGGCGCTGGGGCTGCAGGTGAAGGCGCCGCAATTCTCGCTCATCCACGCCAATGGCGGCATGCAGGCCTGCCACAGCGTGACGATCCTGGGACATGACGGCTGAAAGCCGCGAGGGAGGACGAACCATGGCCGCAGAGCGCATCCTGACCACGCATACCGGCAGCCTGCCGCGCCACGCCGACATCGTCGCGGAGCTGGTGGCGCAGGCCGAGGGGCGGCGCTTCGACGACGAATTGTTCAGCGCGGTGCTAGAACGGGTGGTGGAGCGCATCGTCGCCAGGCAAGTCGAGACCGGCATCGACATCGTCAATGACGGCGAGGCCGGCAAGGTCAGCTACGCCACCTATGTGGCCGGCCGCCTCTCCGGCTTCAGCAGCGCGATGAAGCCGCGCTTCACCTCCTTTCCGGACGTGGTCGACTTTCCCGAATACGCCGAGCGCGTGCTGCCGCAGTTCGAGAGCGTGCTCGCGCCGGTCTGCGAGGGGCCGGTCTCCTACCGGGGCGAGGCCGCGGTCGCGCGCGACTGCCGCATCCTCCAGCGCGCCGTCGACCTCGCCGGGGCGAAGGGCGCCTTCATGTCCGCCGCGTCGCCGGGCGTGATCGCGCGCTTCATGGACAACCATCACTACGCCAGCCATGAGGACTATCTCTGGGCGCTCGCGGACGCGATGAAGGTCGAGTACGACGCGATCCACGAGGCCGGCTTCATCCTGCAGCTCGACTGCCCGGACCTGACCGGCAACCGCCCGATCCACGGCACCAAGGCCGGCACCTCCTATGTCGACCTCCATATCGAGGCCCTGAACCACGCGGTGCGCGACATCCCGTCCGAACGGATGCGGATGCATCTGTGTTGGGGCAATTACGAAGGGCCGCACCACAAGGACACGCCGCTCAGGCAGATCATCGCCTCGGTGCTGAAGGCCAGGCCCGCCGGCCTGTCGATCGAGGCGGCCAATCCGCGCCATGCCCATGAATGGAACGTCTTCCTGGAGACGAAGCTGCCGGACTGGAAATACCTCATCCCCGGCGTCGTCGATTCGACCTCCAACTTCATCGAGCATCCGGAGCTGGTGGCGCAGCGGCTGGAGCGCTTCGCCTCGGTCGTCGGGCCGGAGCGTGTCGTCGCGGGCACCGATTGCGGCTTCGGCACCTTCACCGGCGTCTCGCTCGTCGATGCCGACATCGCCTGGGCGAAGCTCGGCAGCATGGTCGAGGGGGCGGCGCTGGCCTCGCGGGCGCTCCGGCCGCAGACCGCCTGAGCAGCAGGACGCAGAAGAAGGATCGGGCGATGGCGCTCGGCCTGGCCGCGATGGGCAGCTACAGGGTGGGCGGCCGGACCGTGACGGTCGCCGGCGAGCCCGTCCGCGAGCTTGCGCTGTCGAGCGGCTTCGCCACCCGCTCGGACCCGAACGGGACCTATGTCGTCGAGGCGGCTTATGTCCAGTATTTCGAGCCGGCGGTCCGCAACCGCTTGCCGCCGGTGCTGCTCGTCCATGGCGGCGGGCTGACCGGAAGCTCCTGGGAGACCACGCCCGACGGCCGGCCGGGCTGGCTGAACCGCCTGCTCGAAGCCGGCTTCGCCGTCCATGTGATCGACAATGTCGAGCGCGGTCGCGCGGGCTTCAGCGCGCTGCCCGGCCTCTGGAACGAGGCTCCGGTCATGCGCAGCCTGGAGGAGATGTGGAGCCTGTTCCGCTTCGGCCCCAGGCAGCGCTATGCGCGGCGGCGCCCCTTCGGCGGGCAGCAGTTTCCGGTCGAGCATCTGGACGCGCTCGCGGCCCGCTCGGTGCCGCGCTGGACCTGCAACACGCAGGCCCAGATCGCGGCGCTCACCGAGGCGGTCGGCCGCTTCGATCAGGTCATCCTCGTCGGGCACAGCCAGGGCGGCGGGCAGGCCGTCCATGTGGCGGCGGCGTGCCGGCAGCGCGTCCGGGCGGTGGTCGCCATCGAGCCGCATGGGGCGCCGACCTCCTTCGAGGCCGGGCTGGCGCTGCCCCGCCTGCTCGTCGTCGAAGGCGATTTCCTCGATGCGAACGAACCCTGGCCGGCCTTGCGGGCGGACTGGCGCGCGACGCTTTCGGCCTGGGCCGCCGCGGGCGGGACGGCCGATCTCCTCGACCTGCCAGGCGCGGGGTTGCCCGGCAATTCCCATCTGCCGATGATGGACCGTAATGGCGACGCGGTTCTGGCGGCGATCCTGCGGCGTCTGGCGCAGGATGAGCCGATCAGGCCGTTCTTCCCCGCAGCAGCCCGCCCCGCAACAGCCCGAAGGCGGCGATGAGCACAAGCCCGGCCGAGGCGAGCGCGTTCCAGCCGGCGAGCGACAAGCCGAGGAAGCGCCACGCCGCTTCCGAACAGGCGACGATGCGCGCGGTCCCGAGCTGCTTCATGAAATCCTGCACGCTGCCGCTCACCGGCCCGGCCGCCCCGCCGCAGTCGTTCGGCCCGACGAACCAGCCCCATTCGACGCCGGCATGGTAGACGCCGAGCCAGGTGCTCCAGGCCATCAGCAGGGCGAGCCCCAGGAGCACGAGCCATTGCAGCCGCGGCGAGCGCGCCAGCACCAGCGCGGCGAGCGAAAGCCCGATGGCGGCATAATGCGGCACGCGCTGCTCGAGGCAAAGCTTGCACGGCAGCAGATGCAGGACGAGCTCGAAATACCAGGCCCCGGCGACCAGGGCGAAGCTCACGAACCCGATCAGGGCGATCAATCGGCGCAGCGTCGGCAGGGGCCGCGATGCGGGAAGGGCGGCGGTCATGGCGGAGGACTCAACAGGAGAGAAGCTGGCCCGACCCTGCGACCAGCTTGAGGCCGAAATAAAGCAGGATCAGCGCGGCGGCACCGATGACCGCGATGATCTTCAGGCGGCGTTCGATGAAATGGCGGATGGTGGCGCCATAGCGCCTGAGCAGGAAGGCGAGCGCGAAGAAGCGCGCGCCCCGCGCCAGCACGCAGGAGACGATGAAGAAGGTGAGCCCGATATGCACCGCGCCGGCCAGGATCGTCACCACCTTGATCGGCGGCAGATGGGCGAGGCCCGAGGTCGTGAGCAGGATCAGCGTCGTATCCGGTCCGGCGCAGGCACGAAGCGTCTCGAAGGCGCCAAGCTTGCCGTAGAATTCCAGCACCGGCTTCGCCAGCGCCTCGAAGGCGTAGTAGCCGATGGCATAGCCGGCGATGCCGCCGAGGACCGAGAATAGGGTCGCGACGAAGGCCAGCCGATAGGCCCGCTGCGGCCGGGCGAGCGCCATCGGCACGAACAGCACATCGGCGGGGATCAGGAAGAAGGAGCTTTCGACGAAGGCGACGGCGGCGAGCCAGCGCTCGGCGCGCGGCCTGGCGGCGAGCGACATGGTCCATTCATAGAGGCGCTTCAGCATGGCGCGCTTAAGAGCATGGGCAGCCCGGTGACGCAACGGCTTGCATGGCCTTGCGAGCGCAGCCGCCGAAACCGGCGGGAAGCAGCGCGGAGCCGATTGACCGGCATCGACCGATCGCTATAGTCCGCCCGCCTGCAAGGGCCCCTGTGGCGGAATTGGTAGACGCGCTCGACTCAAAATCGAGTTCCGCAAGGAGTGCTGGTTCGATCCCGGCCAGGGGCACCAATTTCCATAATCTCGCGCGTGTTCGCTTCGCTCACCGTTCCGATGGGGCGGCCTGACAGGCCGGCGTGCGGTCGCACTTGCGAACCCGTTGGGTTCGACCTCGCTCCGCTTGCCCCCGGCCAACGCCCATGCGATCCGGGAGGGGCAATCAGGAGCACACCGATGAGCGAAGTGCTGAGCGAAACCGTCGCGGCCGGCGTCGTGCAGATCACCATGAACCGGCCCGAGCGCAGGAACGCTCTCGACCGGAAAAGCTATGCCGGGCTGATCGCGGCGCTCGCCGCCGCCGAGACCGATGCCGAAATCCGCGCCATCCTGCTGACCGGGGCCGGCGGCTGCTTCACCAGCGGCAACGACATCAAGGATTTCGCCTCCGCCGCCGCGGCCGGCGAAGCCCCCCGCGCGGCAATCGACTTCCTCGAGGCGATCGCGACGGCGACGAAGCCGATCGTCGCGGCGGTCGAGGGCTTCGCCGTAGGCATCGGCACGACGATGCTCCTGCATTGCGACCTCGCCTTCGCCGCCCGCTCGGCGACGTTCCGCCTGCCCTTCGTCACGCTCGGGCTGTGCCCCGAAGGCGGCTCGAGCTATCTTCTGCCGCTTGCCGCGGGGCAGAAGAAGGCGGCGGAGCTCCTGATGCTCGGCGAAGCGTTCGCCGCCGAAACCGCCGCCGCCGCCGGCCTCGTCAACGCCGTGGTCGAAGACGGCACGGCGCTGGAAGCCGGCTTGGCGAAAGCCAAGGCCCTGGCCGCCCTGCCACCGGAATCGCTTGCGCTGACCAAGATGCTGATGAAGCGCGGCACCGCGCAGGCGGTAGCCGAGACCATCGCGACCGAGGCCCGCCATTTCGGCGAACGCCTCAGCTCGCCGGAAGCCGTGGCGGCCTTCGCCGCCTTCCTGAAGAAATAGGCTAGAGCCCGCAGAGGACGGGCCGGACGGCGCCGGAGACCCGCTCGACCACGGCACCGGTGCTGAGCTCCGGTCCCCCTGCCGCCGGCGGCAGCGAGACGCCGGCCTTGCCGGTGAGCGCCCGGATCGCGGCGGCATCGGCCAGCCCATAGCCGCGCTGCGGCGCGACACCGGCGATCAGGAGCTTGTCGGAAGGGCTTTCGGTCACGATCCCGACTAGGCGGCCTTGCCGGTCGAAGGCCGGTGCACCGGCCTGCCCGGGCTGGAGCGGGGCCCTGAGCCCGGGCTTGGCCCCGGCCGGGGCACCCTCGCCGGGCAAGGCCAGGGCCACGCGCCCGCCGGCATCGGCGCCATAGGCGACCAGCACCAGCGCCTCGCCGGCGGCGGGCGCCTCGGCGCGCAGGCCCGGCGGCTTCGCGGCACCGACACCCTCCAGATCGACGAGCGCGAGCCCGCTCGCATCGTCCTTCAAGCGCAGCTTCGCGACGCGATCGCCGACGCGCAGGCTGCGGCAGCCATCCAGCGAGGCCGACGCGGCGAGCGCCGTCCGTTCGTCGAGCGCGAGCGCGACGCCATGGCGCTCGTTGCCGCGCGCGGCCGGAGCCGGGCCGGCGACGGCGGGCGGCGCGGCCGCGCCCGGGAAGGGCTCGAAGCTCGCCGCGATCGCGATCACGAGCTTGTCGACGCTCGGCGCCAGCGCCTTGTCGTAGCCGATCGAGAAGCCGCGCAGGCCCTGCGGTCCGGTCGAGAGCCGGCGATAGAACCGGCCGCCGGGCGTCTCGCCGGTGACCACGAAGAAATCCGGTCGCAAGAGCTTGTAGGTGATCTTGCGCGGGCTGTTCGGATTGACGGCGATCGCCTTCTCGAACAGCGCGGCGAGATCCTCGCCCGGGGGCGAGGCGGAGGTATCGAGCGTGACCTTCTCGTCGGCGCTCTGCCAGCGGCTGCCGCCTGCGGGCGTCGCGCCGCGTTTCGGCAGGAGCTTGGTCGGAATACCGATGCGGACGCCGGTCCTGTCGTCGGCCAGCAGCTGGAACCCGGCCGCGTCGCGCGCCGCCTGCGCGGCCCTGGCCAGCGCCGCCCGCTCGGCCGGCGCCAGCACCCCGTCGGGCGCGCCGCGCCGGCCCTTGAAGGCGTTGATCGCGCGGAAGGTCAGCGGCCCGTAGGCGCCGGAGACCGCGCCGTTGAACTGGCCGGCCCAGATCAGGTCGTCCTGGATCGCCTTGCGCTCGGCTTCGGGCAGGGCTTCGAAGCTTGTCTGCGCCGCCGCCATCTGCGGGTTGGCAGCGGGAGCCTGCGCGCCGGCCGGCGGCGCCGCGATGAGCGCGAGCACGAGCGCGGTGGCGCACAGCAGCGCGGTTCGCGGGTGATAGAGAGGCGCGCGCGGCATGAATCTCCTCCTCGAAGGCGGGCGAAGCGGGCCCATTGAGCGTCAGAACGCACCGCGCCGCAACCGGCAGACGAGATTTACCCCAGGGCCATCCCGCACGACCTGCATTCGCATGACTTGAACGCACGCGGCACGGTGATAGCCTGCCGGCCCCGTCTCACGCCGTCATCGGCCCGCCGCCACGGCCGACGAAGAGGAACGACGATGACCCTGCTCACCCGTCTCGCGCTCGCCCTCTCGCTGACGCTCGCAGCTGTGCCCGCGCTGGCCCAGAAAGCCTATGTCCGCGCCGACCTCGCCGCGGACGGGCAGAGGCTGGAAGAACAGCTCAAGCGCGAGGTCGCGGTCGGCAACCGCTCCGCGGCGGACGCAATCCGCACCGGCGAGGCGGCGCTCGGTCGCGGCGACGCCCGCGCCGCCCTGCCCCAGGCCAATGCGGCGATCGTCGCCGATTCGGCCAACCCGGCCGGCTGGCGCCTGATGGCGCGGGCCGCCAACGCGATCGAGCCGCGCGACTACCGCGAGCGCTGGGAATTGCGCGGACGCGCCATCAGCGCCGCCTATCTCGCCTATCAGCGCGCGACCAGCCGCGCCGACGAGGCGGCCTCGCTCGGCCTGCTGGCACAGATCTTCGAGAAGAACCAGAACTGGCGCCCGGCGCTCACCGCCTATCGGCTGAGCCTCGAGCTTTCCGCCAATGCCGCGTTGCAGAAATCCTATGAGAGCCTGCGCGAGAAGCGCGGCTTCCGGCTCACCGGCAACAAGACCGATTCCGACGCCGCCTCTCCGCGCGCCTGCTTCGAGTTCTCGGAAGCGCTGGCGCGCGGCCGCGTCGATTTCGCGCCCTATGTCGCCATTTCCGGCGGCAAGGGGGATTTCGCCGTCAGCGCCGAGGGCAGCGAGATCTGCGTCGACGGGCTCCGGCACGGCGAGCGCTACGGCATCGTCATCCGCCAGGGCGTGCCCTCCGCCATCCCCGACGAGACGCTGCTGAAATCGGCCGATTACGAGATCTATATCCGCGACCGCACGCCCTCGGTGCGCTTCACCGGCAAGAACTACGTGCTGCCGCGCAGCGGTCAGCAGGGCATCCCGGTGGTCTCGGTCAATGCGAACAAGCTCGACCTCGAGGTCATGCGCATCGGCGACCGCAACCTGATCAATTCGGTCCATTCCGAGGATTTCCTTGGCCAGATCGGCACCTGGTCCGCCAGGCAGATCGCCAGCGACAAGGGCCAGACAGTCTGGACCGGCACGATGGAGGTCAAGTCCGAGCTCAACCAGGACGTGATCACCGCCTTCCCGGTGACGGAGGCGATCGGCGCCCTGAAGCCCGGCGTCTATGTGATGCTGGCCAAGCCCTCGGGCGGGCCGGCACAGACGCAAGTCTCCGGCGACGACGGCGATTACGACGACGGCTCGACCAGGGCGACGCAATGGTTCGTCGTCTCCGATCTCGGGCTCACCTCCTTCACCGGGCCGGACGGCGTGCATGTGCTCGCCCGCTCGCTCGCCGACGCCAGGCCCGTCGCCAATGCGGAACTCAGGCTGATCGCCCGCAACAACGAGGTGCTCGGCACGGCGAAGACCGACGCCAACGGCTATGCCCGCTTCGATGCGGGGCTGGCCAAAGGCCAGGGCGGCAATGCGCCGGGCCTCGTCACGGCCGCGCTCGCCGAGGATTACGGCTTCCTCGACCTGAAGCAGACCGCCTTCGACCTCTCCGACCGCGGCGTGAAGGGACGCGTCGCGCCCGCCGGCCTCGACGCCTATCTCTATACCGAGCGCGGCGTCTACCGCTCGGGCGAGACGGTCTATCTCACCGCCCTGCTGCGCGACCCGCGCGGCGCCGCCGTCGCCGGCCTGCCGCTGACCGTCGTGGTCAAGCGCCCCGACGGCGTCGAATACCGCCGCCGCCAGGTCGAGGACCAGGGCGCGGGCGGGCGTAGCCACTCGATCCAGCTCGTCTCGGGCGCCGCGACCGGCACCTGGCGCGTCCTCGCCTATGCCGATCCGAAGGGACAGGCCATCGGCGAGACCTCCTTCCTGGTCGAGGACTATGTGCCCGAGCGGCTGGAGCTGACGCTCGCGCCGAAGGCGCCCGTGCTCCAGGCCGGCGAGCCGGCCGAGATCGACGTTTCCGCCCGCTATCTCTACGGCGCGCCGGGCTCGGCGCTCGACGTCACCGGCTCGATGACGATCCGCGCCGCGGCGGCCAGCGCCATCCCCGGCTTCAAGGACTATCAGGTCGGCCTCACCGACGAGGAGTTCGAGCCGGTCCAGAGCGAGTTCGAGGAGAGCGCCACCACCGACGCCGCCGGCAAGGCGAGCCTCTCCAACCCCGTCGAGCGGCCCGACACCAACCGCCCGCTCGAGGTCGAGATGACGGTGCGCGTCGGCGAGCCCGGCGGGCGCGCCATCGCCCGCTCGGTGACGCTGCCGATCGTGCCCAAGGGCGCCGCCATCGGCGTGAGGAAGCTGTTCCGCGACGGCGACCTCGGCAACGGTGAGACCGCGAGCTTCGACGTGATCTTGGCGAGCGGCGACGGCAAGCGGCTCAGCCGCCCCGGCGTGAAATGGGTGCTCTCGAAAGTGCGCCGCAACTACCAATGGTATTTCCAGGACGGCCGCTGGAATTACGAGGGCGTCAAGACCACCCGCCGCGTCGCCGATGGCGAGATCGCGGTCGCGGAAGCTGCGGCTGCGAAGATCGCCGCGCCAGTCGAATGGGGGAATTACCGCCTCGACGTGACCTCGGATGGTGCCGAGGCGGCGGAAACCTCGGTCTCGTTCAGCGTCGGCTACGAGAGCGACAAGACGGCCGATACGCCCGACGTGCTCGACGTCGCGCTCGACAAGGCGGCCTATGCCGATGGCGAGAGCCTGCAGGTCCGCCTCTCGCCGCGCTTTTCCGGCAAGGCGACGCTCGCGGTCGTCACCGACAAGGTCGCCGATATCCGCACCATCGACATTACCGAGGGCGGCACCGGCGCCTCGATCCCGGTCAAGGCGGAATGGGGTGCCGGCGCCTATCTCGTCGTGCTCGCCCACCGCCCGATGGACGCCGCCGCCAAGCGCCTGCCAGGCCGCGCCATCGGCTTGTCCTGGTTCCAGATCGGCAAGGAGACGCGCACGCTCGCGCTCGACCTTAACGCACCGCAGCTCGTGCGGCCGCTCTCGAGCCTGTCGCTGCCGGTCAAGGTCTCCGGCATGAAGCCGGGCGAAGAAGCTTTCGTGACGCTCGCCGCCGTCGATGTCGGCATCCTCAACCTAACCCGCTACGAGAGCCCCGATCCGAGCCAATTCTTCTTCGGCCAGCGCCAGCTCGGCCATGAGCTGCGCGACCTCTACGGGCTTCTGATCGACGGCATGCAGGGCACGCGCGGCGCGATCCGCACCGGCGGCGACGGCGCCCCCCAGATGGAAGGCGAGAAGCCGACACAGGAGCCGCTCGCCCGCTATTCCGGCGTGGTGAAAGTCGCAGCCGACGGGACCGCCAGGATCGATTTCGACCTGCCCGCCTTCAACGGCACGGTGCGCGTCATGGGCGTCGCCTGGTCGGCCGGGCGCACCGGCGCGGCCAGCGCCGACGTGATCGTGCGCGACCAGGTCGTCGCCCAGGCGACGCTGCCGCGCTTCCTCGCCATCGGCGACCAGTCGCGCTTCCATCTCCAGATCGACAATGTCGAGGGGCCGGCCGGCGCCTATACCGTCGATCTCGACGTGAAGGGGCCGGTGCTCGTCGCCGCGGACGCCACCCGCCGCACCATGCAGCTCGGTGCCGGCGCCAAGACGCAGATGACGATCCCGGTCACCGCCGCCGGCCTCGGCCGCGCCGAGTTCGACGTGCGGGTCAGCGGGCCGAACGGGATCGGCACGGTGCAGAACCTCGCGGTGCGCGTGCAGCCCTCGGCTTCGACGATCGCACGCCGGATCGTGCGCGCCATCCCCGGCAATGGCGGCGCGATCACCGTCTCCGCCGACCTCCTGGCCGACCTCGTGCCGGATTCAGGGCAAGTCTCGGTGACGGTCTCGCCCTTCGCCTCGCTCGACGTGCCGGCCCTGCTCAAGGCGCTCGACCGCTACCCCTATGGCTGCACCGAGCAGACGGTCTCGCGCGCGCTGCCGCTGCTCGCGGTCAACCAGCTCGCCTCGCTGGAGCAGCTTTCCCTCGACGACACGGCCGACGAGCGCGTCCAGAACGCGATCGAGCGCGTGCTCGCCCGCCAGGGCGGCAACGGCTCCTTCGGGCTCTGGGGCGTCGGCGGCGAGGATTTATGGCTCGACGCCTTCGTCACCGACTTCCTGACGCGGGCCCGCGAGAAGCAGTTCGCCGTGCCGCAGATCGCTTTCAACCTCGCGCTCGACCGCCTGCGCAACCAGGTCGTCAACACCGGCGAGATCGCCAAGGAGGAGGCGGCAGGCATCGCCTATGCGCTCTATGTGCTGGCCCGCAACGGCCGGCCGGTGATGGGCGATCTGCGCTACCTCGCCGACAACAAGCTCGGCGATTTCGCGACGCCGCTCGCCCGCGCTCAGATCGGCGCCGCGCTCTCGGCGCTCGGCGACCGCGGCCGTGGCCGCGCCGCCTTCGGCAGCGCGCTTGGCCTGTTCCAGACGGTGAGCGACGACGGGCTGTCGCGGCCCGATTACGGCTCGCGGCTGCGCGACGGCGCGGGCGTGCTCGCGCTGATCGCGGAATCGAACGGCGAGCGCGCCGATATCGCGCGGGCCATCTCCGTCCTCGACGCGGTACGGGGCAGCAGCCGCTACACCTCGACGCAGGAGCAGATGTGGATGGTGCTGGCGGCGCAGGCCATGGCCAAGGATGCCGAGGGCATGACGCTGACGGTCGACGGGGCCGCCCGCAAGGGCGCCCTCTACCGCACGCTCCCGGCCGCGGCGCTGGAGGGCAAGCCCATGACCATCGCCAATCCGGGCGCCGCCAGCGCGCAGGCGGTGATCACGGTCGCCGGCATCCCGACCGCGCCGGAGCCGGCGCTCAACCAGGGTTTCGGGCTGGAGCGCGTGATCTACACGATGACGGGCGAACGGGCCGATCCGGCGCGGCTGCGCCAGAACGAGCGCTATGTCGTGGCGCTGACCGTAACGGAACCCGCCTCGCGCTATGGCCGGCTGCTGCTGGTCGATCCGGTGCCGGCCGGGCTCGAGATCGAGAACGCCAACCTGACGGAGGGCGCCTCGACCGCAGGCCTCGACTGGCTGAACCAGGAGGTTTCGCCGGTCCATACCGAATCGCGCGACGACCGCTTCGTCGCCGCTTTCGAGCGCTCGGGCGCGAAGAGCGACAAGCTCTCCTACACCGTCGCCTATATCGCGCGGGCGGTCTCGCCCGGCCGCTACGTCTCGCCCGCCGCCGTGATCGAGGACATGTACCGGCCCGACCGCTTCGGCCGCACCGGCTTCGGCACGGTGGAGATCTCGTCGGCACGGTGAGGCCGTGAGCGCGCAGTCCGAACGACCGGGCACGACGGAGCCCCCTCTCCCCTCGGGGGAGAGGGACGGGGTGAGGGCCGCCCTCAACCGTCAGCGCTTCGCGCTGCCACCTTCTCCCCCGAGGGGAGAAGGGGAGCGGCCGCGACGGTTTCGCAAGCTGAAGATCGCGGCCGGCGTTCTGGCCGTCTCGGTCGTGGCAGGAGCCACGGCTCTCGCCCTCTACATCCGCTCCCTGCCGCCGCTCGACCTCTCCGCCGCCGCCGAGCGCTCGGCCGTGGTGCTCGACCGCGAGGGCAGGCTCTTGCGCCCCTTCCTCACCGCCGACGGGCGCTGGAAGCTGCCCGTCACCGGCGAGGACGTCGATCCGCGCTATCTCGCCATGCTGAAAGCCTATGAGGACAAGCGCTTCGACGCCCATCCCGGCATCGACCCGCTCGGGCTTCTGCGCGCCGCCGGCCAGATGCTGGCGAACGGCCGCGTCGTCTCCGGCGGCTCGACGCTGACCATGCAGGTCGCCCGCCTGCTCGAACCGCGCGCGGAGCGCACGCTTGCCGCCAAGCTCCGGCAGGCGGTGCGCGCCATCGAGCTGGAGCGGCGCTTCGACAAGGCCCGCATCCTCGACCTCTATCTGACGCTCGCTCCCTTCGGCGGCAATCTCGAAGGCGTGCGCGCCGCGAGCTTCGCTTATTTCGGCAAGGAGCCAAAACGGCTTTCGACCGCGGAAGCCGCCCTGCTCGTCGCCCTGCCGCAATCGCCCGAGACCCGCCGGCCCGACCGCTTCGCCAAGGCCGCCCGCAAGGCGCGCGAGCGCGTGCTGGAGCGGATCGGACAGGCCGGCCTCGCCACGCCGGGAGAGATCGCCGCCGCCCGCGCCGAGCCGATCCCCGCGATGCGCCACCCCTTCCCCGCCTTGAGCCCGCATGTCGCCGAGCAGGCCGTGGCGGAGGCGCCGAGGCTCAGCGTCCACAGGCTCTC comes from the Bosea sp. (in: a-proteobacteria) genome and includes:
- a CDS encoding alpha-2-macroglobulin; this encodes MTLLTRLALALSLTLAAVPALAQKAYVRADLAADGQRLEEQLKREVAVGNRSAADAIRTGEAALGRGDARAALPQANAAIVADSANPAGWRLMARAANAIEPRDYRERWELRGRAISAAYLAYQRATSRADEAASLGLLAQIFEKNQNWRPALTAYRLSLELSANAALQKSYESLREKRGFRLTGNKTDSDAASPRACFEFSEALARGRVDFAPYVAISGGKGDFAVSAEGSEICVDGLRHGERYGIVIRQGVPSAIPDETLLKSADYEIYIRDRTPSVRFTGKNYVLPRSGQQGIPVVSVNANKLDLEVMRIGDRNLINSVHSEDFLGQIGTWSARQIASDKGQTVWTGTMEVKSELNQDVITAFPVTEAIGALKPGVYVMLAKPSGGPAQTQVSGDDGDYDDGSTRATQWFVVSDLGLTSFTGPDGVHVLARSLADARPVANAELRLIARNNEVLGTAKTDANGYARFDAGLAKGQGGNAPGLVTAALAEDYGFLDLKQTAFDLSDRGVKGRVAPAGLDAYLYTERGVYRSGETVYLTALLRDPRGAAVAGLPLTVVVKRPDGVEYRRRQVEDQGAGGRSHSIQLVSGAATGTWRVLAYADPKGQAIGETSFLVEDYVPERLELTLAPKAPVLQAGEPAEIDVSARYLYGAPGSALDVTGSMTIRAAAASAIPGFKDYQVGLTDEEFEPVQSEFEESATTDAAGKASLSNPVERPDTNRPLEVEMTVRVGEPGGRAIARSVTLPIVPKGAAIGVRKLFRDGDLGNGETASFDVILASGDGKRLSRPGVKWVLSKVRRNYQWYFQDGRWNYEGVKTTRRVADGEIAVAEAAAAKIAAPVEWGNYRLDVTSDGAEAAETSVSFSVGYESDKTADTPDVLDVALDKAAYADGESLQVRLSPRFSGKATLAVVTDKVADIRTIDITEGGTGASIPVKAEWGAGAYLVVLAHRPMDAAAKRLPGRAIGLSWFQIGKETRTLALDLNAPQLVRPLSSLSLPVKVSGMKPGEEAFVTLAAVDVGILNLTRYESPDPSQFFFGQRQLGHELRDLYGLLIDGMQGTRGAIRTGGDGAPQMEGEKPTQEPLARYSGVVKVAADGTARIDFDLPAFNGTVRVMGVAWSAGRTGAASADVIVRDQVVAQATLPRFLAIGDQSRFHLQIDNVEGPAGAYTVDLDVKGPVLVAADATRRTMQLGAGAKTQMTIPVTAAGLGRAEFDVRVSGPNGIGTVQNLAVRVQPSASTIARRIVRAIPGNGGAITVSADLLADLVPDSGQVSVTVSPFASLDVPALLKALDRYPYGCTEQTVSRALPLLAVNQLASLEQLSLDDTADERVQNAIERVLARQGGNGSFGLWGVGGEDLWLDAFVTDFLTRAREKQFAVPQIAFNLALDRLRNQVVNTGEIAKEEAAGIAYALYVLARNGRPVMGDLRYLADNKLGDFATPLARAQIGAALSALGDRGRGRAAFGSALGLFQTVSDDGLSRPDYGSRLRDGAGVLALIAESNGERADIARAISVLDAVRGSSRYTSTQEQMWMVLAAQAMAKDAEGMTLTVDGAARKGALYRTLPAAALEGKPMTIANPGAASAQAVITVAGIPTAPEPALNQGFGLERVIYTMTGERADPARLRQNERYVVALTVTEPASRYGRLLLVDPVPAGLEIENANLTEGASTAGLDWLNQEVSPVHTESRDDRFVAAFERSGAKSDKLSYTVAYIARAVSPGRYVSPAAVIEDMYRPDRFGRTGFGTVEISSAR